A window of Tursiops truncatus isolate mTurTru1 chromosome 8, mTurTru1.mat.Y, whole genome shotgun sequence contains these coding sequences:
- the SYVN1 gene encoding E3 ubiquitin-protein ligase synoviolin: MFRTAVMMAASLALTGAVVAHAYYLKHQFYPTVVYLTKSSPSMAVLYIQAFVLVFLLGKVMGKVFFGQLRAAEMEHLLERSWYAVTETCLAFTVFRDDFSPRFVALFTLLLFLKCFHWLAEDRVDFMERSPNISWLFHCRIVSLMFLLGILDFLFVSHAYHSILTRGASVQLVFGFEYAILMTMVLTIFIKYVLHSVDLQSENPWDNKAVYMLYTELFTGFIKVLLYMAFMTIMIKVHTFPLFAIRPMYLAMRQFKKAVTDAIMSRRAIRNMNTLYPDATPEELQAMDNVCIICREEMVTGAKRLPCNHIFHTSCLRSWFQRQQTCPTCRMDVLRASLPTQSPPPPEPADQGPPPAPHPPPLLPQPPNFAQGLLPPFPPGMFPLWPPMGPFPPVPPPPSSGDAVAPPSTSAALSRPSGAATTTAGSAASAPAPGSASTPDAGPAPGFPFPPPWMGMPLPPPFAFPPMPVPPAGFAGLTPEELRALEGHERQHLEARLQSLRNIHTLLDAAMLQINQYLTVLASLGPPRPATSANPTEETAPTAVAAAFSTSTPSSEATTPSLGASPPAPEPEKPSAPESVGTEELPEDGEPDAAELRRRRLQKLESPVAH; the protein is encoded by the exons ATGTTCCGCACCGCCGTGATGATGGCGGCCAGCCTGGCGCTGACCGGGGCCGTGGTGGCTCATGCCTACTACCTCAAGCACCAGTTCTACCCCACCGTGGTGTACTTGACCAAGTCTAGCCCCAGCATGGCA GTCCTGTACATCCAGGCCTTCGTCCTTGTCTTCCTCTTGGGCAAGGTGATGGGCAAGGTGTTCTTTGGACAGCTGAGGGCAGCAGAGATGGAG CATCTCCTGGAACGTTCCTGGTATGCTGTCACTGAGACTTGTCTGGCCTTCACTGTTTTTCGGGATGACTTTAGCCCCCGCTTTGTGGCACTCTtcactctccttctcttcctcaagTGTTTTCACTGGCTGGCTGAGGACCGTGTGGACTTT aTGGAACGCAGCCCCAATATCTCCTGGCTCTTTCACTGCCGCATTGTGT CCCTTATGTTCCTCCTGGGTATCCTGGACTTCCTCTTCGTCAGCCATGCCTATCACAGCATCCTGACCCGTGGGGCCTCTGTGCAGCTGGTGTTTGGCTTTGAG tatgCCATCCTGATGACTATGGTGCTCACCATCTTCATCAAGTACGTGCTGCACTCTGTGGACCTCCAGAGCGAGAATCCCTGGGACAATAAGGCCGTGTACATGCTCTACACGGAGCTGTTTACAG GCTTTATCAAGGTTCTGCTGTACATGGCTTTCATGACCATCATGATCAAGGTGCACACTTTCCCTCTCTTTGCCATCCGGCCTATGTACCTGGCCATGAG GCAGTTCAAGAAAGCTGTGACAGATGCCATCATGTCTCGCCGAGCTATCCGCAACATGAACACACT GTATCCAGACGCCACCCCAGAGGAACTCCAGGCGATGGACAACGTCTGCATCATCTGCCGAGAAGAGATGGTGACTGGTGCCAAGAGACTGCCCTGCAACCACATTTTCCACACCAG CTGCTTGCGCTCCTGGTTCCAGCGGCAGCAGACCTGCCCCACCTGCCGTATGGATGTCCTTCGGGCGTCGCTGCCGACCCAGTCACCACCGCCCCCTGAGCCTGCGGATCAGGGGccaccacctgccccccaccccccaccactcctgccccagccccccaaCT TTGCCCAgggcctcctgcctcccttccctccaggcATGTTCCCGCTGTGGCCCCCCATGGGCCCCTTTCCTCCTGTCCCACCTCCCCCCAGCTCTGGAGACGCTGTGGCCCCTCCGTCCACCAGTGCAG CCCTTTCTCGGCCCAGTGGAGCAGCCACAACCACAGCTGGTTCTGCTGCCTCTGCCCCAGCACCTGGCTCGGCCTCCACCCCTGACGCTGGCCCTGCCCCaggcttccccttccctcccccgtgGATGGGCATGCCGCTGCCTCCACCTTTTG ccttcCCCCCGATGCCTGTGCCTCCTGCCGGCTTTGCTGGGCTGACCCCAGAGGAGCTGCGGGCTCTGGAAGGCCACGAGCGGCAGCACCTGGAGGCCCGGCTACAGAGCCTGCGCAACATCCACACGCTGCTGGATGCCGCCATGCTGCAGATCAACCAGTACCTCACCGTGCTCGCCTCCCTCGG GCCCCCCCGGCCTGCCACCTCAGCCAACCCCACTGAGGAGACTGCCCCTACAGCTGTCGCTGCTGCCTTCTCCACCAGCACCCCCAGCTCTGAGGCCACCACCCCATCCCTGGGagcctccccaccagcccctgaaCCTGAAAAGCCTTCAG CTCCTGAGTCAGTGGGCACCGAGGAGCTGCCTGAGGATGGGGAGCCTGACGCAGCAGAGCTCCGCCGCCGTCGCCTGCAGAAGTTGGAGTCCCCTGTTGCCCACTGA